The Thermodesulfobacteriota bacterium genome contains the following window.
TAGTTCAGCTGGCAAAAGATATGGTGGAGACGATGAGAAGCCAAAGAGGAATAGGTCTTGCCGCAAACCAAGTTGGATACCTTTTAAGAGTTATAGTTGTTGACGGGCTAAGTACTGAGGAGCCGATCGTAATGGTAAATCCCGAGATATTAGCTTTCGAGGACGAGGAGGTAAGAGAAGAGGGTTGCCTGAGTATCCCAGGGTATTTCGAGTACCTAAAAAGGGCAAAGAAGGTCTGGGTGAGGGGAATAGATTTACAAGGTCAACAGTTGGACATCGAGTGTGAGGGGTTAGTTGCGAGGGTTTTTCAACACGAGATAGATCACCTAGACGGGATTCTTTTTGTTGATCGCCTAAGCCCTGTAAAAAGATCGCTTTTTAAGAAGAATTACGAAGGAAAAAAAGGATGAAGATCTGTTTTTTCGGTTCTTCTGTCTTTTCCGTTCCTTCCCTTGTCGCTCTAAAGGACAGGGTCGTTTTGGTGGTAACAAAGAAAGCAAAACCAAAAGGAAGGGGTTATGGACTTGACGACAATGAGGTTAAAAAGTGCGCAAAGTCGTTGAACTTGGGAGTTTTGGAAATCTCTTCTTTTACTGAGCCAGATTTGGAAACGATAAGAAAAATAGAACCCGATCTTTTTGTGGTTGTCTCATTTGGGTTGATTTTGCCAGAATCCGTCCTCAAGATCCCAAAAATTGGCGCCATAAATGTACACCCGTCCTTGCTACCAAAATACAGGGGACCCTCACCTATTCAGGCAGCTCTTCTAAACGGAGACAAGGAAACTGGAATTACGATAATAAGGATGAGCAAGAGGATGGATGCGGGAAACGTACTTTTGCAGAAAAGTTTCGAAATAAGGGAAGACGACGACTCAATCTCTTTAAGTGAGAGACTTTCTCGTGAGGCAGCGGACATCCTTTTTGGATTTGTTAACGAAGTAGAAAAAAAAGGGCTGGAAGAAGGAATCGCGCAAGACGAAAAGTTAGCGACGTACACAAAAATGATAAAAAAAGAGATGGCTAGGATCGACTGGAATCAGGATGCGACCCAGATCGTAAACGCCGTCAGAGCTTATGCAGGTTGGCCTGTCTCTCACACCTATCTTGATGGAAAGTTGCTCAAGATTCATAAAGCTAGAGTTTACGATCTTTTCACATCCGAAAAACCAGGAAAGATTCTTTTTTTTAACAAGAACGGGATCGTTTGCGCATGTGGCTCTGGATCCGTACTTTTAACTGAAGTTCAGCAAGAAAGTAGAAGGCGGATGAGCGCGCATGATTTTGCGATAGGAGCAAAAGACATAGTCGGAAAAATTTTCACGTAAAAAGGAGAAAAGAGATGATAGAGATCTTAAGAGAGCGAAGAAGCATAAGAAAATACAAGGACATTCCTATTGAAGCCGAAAAAATAGAACTTCTAAAGGAAGCTGTTTTACGTTCTCCATCATCTAGGGGTATAAATCCCTGGGTTTTTATCTTTGTCGACGACAAAGATCTTTTACTAAAACTGTCCTACGCGAAAGAACATGGATCTTCTTTCCTTAAAGATGCGGTACTTGGTGTTGTAGTCATGGGTGACGAAACGCGATCTGATTGCTGGGTTGAAGATTGTTCAATAGCCTCGATCATACTGCAACTTGTTGCTCAATCATTGGGACTTGGAAGT
Protein-coding sequences here:
- a CDS encoding nitroreductase family protein; protein product: MIEILRERRSIRKYKDIPIEAEKIELLKEAVLRSPSSRGINPWVFIFVDDKDLLLKLSYAKEHGSSFLKDAVLGVVVMGDETRSDCWVEDCSIASIILQLVAQSLGLGSCWIQIRNRMHSKEKTAEDYVRELLSIPSNLRVLSIISIGYPAERKRKVKLEELEHEKIYRNRFGER
- the def gene encoding peptide deformylase codes for the protein MAVLEIRRYPDPILKRKATLVTDISSEIVQLAKDMVETMRSQRGIGLAANQVGYLLRVIVVDGLSTEEPIVMVNPEILAFEDEEVREEGCLSIPGYFEYLKRAKKVWVRGIDLQGQQLDIECEGLVARVFQHEIDHLDGILFVDRLSPVKRSLFKKNYEGKKG
- the fmt gene encoding methionyl-tRNA formyltransferase, producing the protein MKICFFGSSVFSVPSLVALKDRVVLVVTKKAKPKGRGYGLDDNEVKKCAKSLNLGVLEISSFTEPDLETIRKIEPDLFVVVSFGLILPESVLKIPKIGAINVHPSLLPKYRGPSPIQAALLNGDKETGITIIRMSKRMDAGNVLLQKSFEIREDDDSISLSERLSREAADILFGFVNEVEKKGLEEGIAQDEKLATYTKMIKKEMARIDWNQDATQIVNAVRAYAGWPVSHTYLDGKLLKIHKARVYDLFTSEKPGKILFFNKNGIVCACGSGSVLLTEVQQESRRRMSAHDFAIGAKDIVGKIFT